The segment TGTACTTCGCGACCCGGTCGCTGCGCGCGAGCGACCCGGTCTTGATCTGCCCGGCGCCGGTCGCGACGGCGATATCCGCGATGCTCGTGTCCTCGGTCTCGCCCGAGCGATGCGAGATCACCGTGGTATAGCCCGACTTCTGCGCCAGGGCCACGGCGTCGAGCGTCTCGGTGAGCGTGCCGATCTGGTTGACCTTGATCAGAATCGAATTGGCGACGCCTTCCTTGATGCCGCGTTCCAGGCGCTGCGTGTTGGTCACGAAGATGTCGTCGCCGACGATCTGTACGCGGTCGCCCAACGCGTCGGTCATCCGGCACCAGCCGTTCCAGTCGTCTTCGGCGAAGCCGTCCTCGATGGAAACGATCGGGTAGCGGTCGCACAAGTCGCGATACAAGTCCACCATTTGCTCGGCGGTCAGCCCGTGTTGCTTGTCGTGTGCGTAGTAGAGGCCGTCTTGGAAGAACTCCGTCGATGCGGGATCGAGCGCAATCGCGATATCGGCACCGGGCTTGTAGCCCGCGCGTTCGATCGCGCTGCACAGCAACGCCATCGCTTCGTCGATAGAATCGAGCGGCGGAGCGTAACCGCCCTCGTCGCCCACGAGCGTCGGAAAACCGCGTTCGTGCAGCAGTTTGCCGAGCGCGTGAAACACCTCCGAGCCGTACCGTATGGCTTCGGCAAGCGTGGGGGCGCCGATCGGCATCACCATGCACTCCTGGAATTGCAGCGCGCCTTCGGCGTGTTTGCCGCCGTTGATGACGTTCATCATCGGCACCGGCAGCGTCGCCGCCGACGGGCCGCCCAGATAGCGGAAGAGCGGAACCGATAGGCTGGAAGCAGCCGCACGCGCGACCGCGAGCGAGACGCCGAGCAGCGCATTCGCACCGAGGTTCGCCTTGTTCGGCGTTCCGTCGAGCTCGATCATGCGCTCGTCGATCTCGCGTTGTGCGGTCGCGTCGAGCCCTTCTAATGCGGGGCCGAGGATTTCGTTGACGGCGGCAACGGCTTTGCGAACGCCTTTACCGTTGTAACGTTTGGCATCGCCGTCGCGTAATTCGACGGCTTCGTGCGCGCCGGTCGAAGCGCCCGACGGCACCATCGCTTCTTCCACCGAGCCGAAGCTGGTGGCGACGGTGACGGCAATGGTGGGGTTGCCGCGCGAATCGAGCACTTCGCGCGCGTGGACGCCCTCAATCAGCGGGCGTCCGCCGCCGCGCAACAATTCCAGCGACATCGGCTATTCCTTGATCCAGCGCTCGAGATCGTGCTTGCGCGAAACGAACTCGCCTTCGGTGAAGAAGATCTTCAGTTCGCGTTCGGCGCTGGCTTTGCTGTCGCTGCCGTGCACGAGGTTGCGGCCGATCGTCTGTGCGAAATCGGCGCGCATCGTGCCGGGTGCGGCGTTGAGCGGATCGGTTGCACCGATCAGCTGGCGGCAGCCGTCGATCGCGTTCTCGCCTTCAACCGCAAGCGCCACGAGCGGGGCGCTGGTGATGAAGCTCACCAAATCGCCGAAGAACGGCCGGTCTTTGTGTTCGGCGTAATGCTCCCGAGCTTTGTCGCCGGAAAGCTGCACGAGCTTCATCGCCGCGATCAGGTAGCCGCGGCGCTCGAGGCGCGCGATAATTTCGCCCACCAAGCCGCGCGAAACGGCATCGGGTTTGCAGAGTAAGAGGGTGGTTTCAATAGCCATAGCACCGCGCAATACGCCAATAGCGGCCCTTTGCCTCTCGCCCAGGCGCGGGGCGCCACGGGCCGTAACAAGCAGGTATGGATCATCCCTACGCGCAGGTTGCGCGGAACCTCATGGGCACCGCCTTCGCCAAGATTCGCTACGTTGAACGCACCGGGAGCACCAACGACGACGCGGCTGAGCTGCTGGGCGACCCGGAGGGGTTCGGCCTGACGATCGTGGCGGAGGCCCAAGATCGCGGCAGCGGCCGAAAAGGGCGATCCTGGGTCGCCCAGCCGGGAACCTCGCTGCTCTTTACCACGATTCTGCCCCGGGCGATCCCCACCGCCGACCTGTGGATCGTCCCCTATGCCGTCGCCATCGCGGTGCGGCGCGCCCTGTTTGAGAGCGGCGTGCCGACCACGCTGCATTGGCCCAACGATCTGCTCCTCGGCGATCGCAAGGTCGCCGGCATTCTCTGCGCGACGCGAATCGTCGGCGACCGGGCCTGGGTGGCCGCCGGCGTCGGCATCAACGTGCATCGCATTCCCGGCGCGAGTGCGGGGATCGATCCACCGCCCGCATTCTGCGACGACATCGTCCCGGTCGATCGCGCGGCGTTGCTCGAACGAATGCTGCTGGTGTTCGATGCGTGGAATGAGACGCTCTCGATGCCGCAGCGTATCGCGCGCGTCTGGGAGCGCGCAGCCGGGCTTCCCGGCAGGCGCTATCGTCTGCTGCTCGACGGCGCACGCGAACCGTTCGAGGCAACGGCAATCGGGATTGCGACCGGCGGCGGATTGATCGTCGAACGCGCCGGCGGAGCGCGCGAAACCATCGAACTCGCCGACGCTCGCGCGCTCCGCTAGCCGCTTTTTAGACGACCCCTCCGAGTGCGATGCCCGCGGTGCCGAGCGCGCTCTTGGCGCGTTCGACCGCGCCTGCATCGATCGACAGGCAGAGATTCGCCGAACTCGTCACGTTGGCGGGTTTCGGAATCATTTTCGCGGTAATGCCCGAATCTTTGAGCGCCTTGGTGGCGATCATCGTATCGGCGTTGCTGGCGAAGAACAAGACGACGTCTGCCATAGTCGGCTAATTCTTTTCCCCGGTAACCAGTTCGTTGAGGCCGCCCGCTACTTCGTTGAGCTCGGCGACGCGGTGCACCGCTTGTTGCATCCGGCCGCCCATCTCTTGCGAAAGCGTGTCGATCACGATGACGTCACAATAGACCTCATCGTTCAGCAAGCGCAGTTCGGTCACCGCGGGCGAAGGCGCACTCGCTTCGATGGTCGCGATAAGGGC is part of the Candidatus Dormiibacterota bacterium genome and harbors:
- the ndk gene encoding nucleoside-diphosphate kinase, whose protein sequence is METTLLLCKPDAVSRGLVGEIIARLERRGYLIAAMKLVQLSGDKAREHYAEHKDRPFFGDLVSFITSAPLVALAVEGENAIDGCRQLIGATDPLNAAPGTMRADFAQTIGRNLVHGSDSKASAERELKIFFTEGEFVSRKHDLERWIKE
- a CDS encoding biotin--[acetyl-CoA-carboxylase] ligase codes for the protein MDHPYAQVARNLMGTAFAKIRYVERTGSTNDDAAELLGDPEGFGLTIVAEAQDRGSGRKGRSWVAQPGTSLLFTTILPRAIPTADLWIVPYAVAIAVRRALFESGVPTTLHWPNDLLLGDRKVAGILCATRIVGDRAWVAAGVGINVHRIPGASAGIDPPPAFCDDIVPVDRAALLERMLLVFDAWNETLSMPQRIARVWERAAGLPGRRYRLLLDGAREPFEATAIGIATGGGLIVERAGGARETIELADARALR
- a CDS encoding DUF3343 domain-containing protein codes for the protein MADVVLFFASNADTMIATKALKDSGITAKMIPKPANVTSSANLCLSIDAGAVERAKSALGTAGIALGGVV
- the eno gene encoding phosphopyruvate hydratase, translated to MSLELLRGGGRPLIEGVHAREVLDSRGNPTIAVTVATSFGSVEEAMVPSGASTGAHEAVELRDGDAKRYNGKGVRKAVAAVNEILGPALEGLDATAQREIDERMIELDGTPNKANLGANALLGVSLAVARAAASSLSVPLFRYLGGPSAATLPVPMMNVINGGKHAEGALQFQECMVMPIGAPTLAEAIRYGSEVFHALGKLLHERGFPTLVGDEGGYAPPLDSIDEAMALLCSAIERAGYKPGADIAIALDPASTEFFQDGLYYAHDKQHGLTAEQMVDLYRDLCDRYPIVSIEDGFAEDDWNGWCRMTDALGDRVQIVGDDIFVTNTQRLERGIKEGVANSILIKVNQIGTLTETLDAVALAQKSGYTTVISHRSGETEDTSIADIAVATGAGQIKTGSLARSDRVAKYNRLMAIEEQLGQAASYPGAKAFRLAGP